TCCGAAGACACATTTTTAGGCACCCAAACCTTAACATGAATGAGCTGATCGCCCTGGCCATATCCTCTTAGAGAAGGGAGCCCCTTGCCTCTTAGACGGAAGACCTTGCCGCCCTCGGTGCCCGCAGGTAACGTCACCTTGACCTTGCCCGTTAGGGTGGGGACCTCCACGGCGGTACCTAGGACCAAATCGGCAAAGTTGACGTCTAGCTCATAATGAATATTATTGCCATCTCGAGCAAAGAGCTCATGCTCTTTTTCTTGGATATTGATGAGCAGATCGCCAGCAGGACCACCATTCATGCCCGCATTTCCTTTGCCATGCATAGAAAGCTGTAGGCCTTCCGATACCCCAGCAGGGATGTCAATCTCTAGGGTTTCTTCGCCATAAGTACGGCCCTCGCCTCCACAGCTGCCGCATTTGCTCGTAATGCTTTTTCCAGAGCCATTACATTGGGGACAAGCCACGGTGGTTTGCATTTGGCCCAAAAAGGTGTTTTGCACCCGACGCACATAGCCGCTGCCATTACAGCCACTACAGGTCTTGATTGAACTGCTATCTTTGGCCCCTGAGCCGCCACAGCTAGCACAATTGACGTACTTCTTAACCTTAATCTTCTTTTTGGCGCCCTTGGCAATTTCTTCTAAGGTTAGGCCAACCCGAATACGAAGATTAGAGCCTTTTTGGCCGCCTGCAGCCCTACGGCCACGGCCCCCTTGCTGCTGACCAAAGAAGTCGAAACCGCCTCCTCCGCCACCACCAAAGATGTCGCTAAACTGAGAGAAAATATCTTCCATAGAGAAGCCGCCTGCACCGCCAGGTCCAGCGCCCTGATTCACGCCAGCATGCCCATAACGGTCATAAGCTGCCCGCTTTTGGTCATCATTGAGCACCTCATAGGCTTCGGCTGCCTCCTTAAATTTTTCTTCTGCCTCGGGGTTATCGGGGTTGCGGTCTGGGTGGTACTTCATGGCCACCTTGCGGTAGGCCTTTTTGAGTTGCGCCTTTTCCACATTCCGATCTACGCCCAACACTTCATAATAATCTCTTTTCTGCGCCATGACTCTTTATCTTCTTTTTTATTGGCCCACTACAACCTTAGCGTAGCGGATGATTTTTTCATTCAAAATGTATCCTTTTTCCACGGTATCAATCACCTTGCCCTTGAGCTCTTCTGTGGGAGCGGGCACCTTAGTGAGGGCCTCATGAAAATCGGGATCAAAGGCTTGGCCAGTAGATTCCATTTCTTCCAATCCTTTTTGGGCCAAGGCTTTTTTCATTTTTTCATAAATGAGCATAATGCCATCATCTAGCTCTTGGCCAGCTTTTACCGCCCGATCAAAATCATCGAGTACGGGCAAAAGCGACTTAATCGTATCGGCCGCAGCAGTTTGGATCAGCTGCAGTTTTTCTCTGGCATTGCGCTTTCTAAAGTTGTCAAACTCAGCATAAATACGCAGGTATTTATCCTTCATTTCGGCCAGTTCTTGGGCCAATTTTTCTTTTTCGTCTTTGGGAGCTGCCGTTTCCTTCACAGTCTCCTCTTCCTGAGTTTGTGCATCTGCTTGCAACTGCTCTTCTTGCTGCTGTTGCTCCTCCTGAGGATCTAGTTGTTCCTCCTGCTTCTTTTCTTCCATGATAATATATATATAGTATGACGGTGTTTAAACGATTTCACTTTGGCCCTTGTCAAGTTTTTTGCCAGCCGCAAGATAAAGACATCTTGTCAGTTTTTTCTTGCTTTTTGGCAGTTTGTCAGTTTAGCCTGACAGGCCGAGGGGGAGCCATTATTTTTTTATTGATTTTTTTGGGGCCTCCGCAGCTTCGCTGCGGCGCTACGTTTCGCAGCTCGCTATTCGCTCGGCCCTTCGCCAGCAAGCTGGCTCGGTCTGGCCCTGCGGGCCACTGCTACACATCGCTAGGCCATGAACGAGCGCAGCGAGCTGCGCCCAGCAGGCGGCAAAGCCGCCGCAAAGGCGCGAAGCGCCTCGGCTGAGGGATGGATAGGGTGGGCCGCAGGGCCAGACCCAAGTTTTTTGAAGCGAAGCGAAAAAAACTGCAGGGCCGAGCAGACCTGCGAGCCCGGCACAGCCCGACCCAAGGCCGTAGGCCGCAGGGGCAGCCCCAAATAAAACTTCTTAAATTCCTGTTAAAGCCCTAAGTTTGTCCCCTCCTATTTAGATCAAGAGTGAGCAACTCATTTTAAAAAAACAAACTATGCGTTTATTTCAAATCGGGCTATTTTTGGCCCTCTTTTCTGGTGTTTTCCTTTTTTCTTGCCAAGATAATGCCCCTCAACAAAGCGAGGGCGAAGCAACGGTAGCCGCCGATAGCAGCCAGGAGGAAAGCAGCGCCTCGCCTAGCCCCTTGAGCCCTGAAGAGCAATTGGCCAAGATGGAGCCCGCCGCCCAAGCCGAAATGGCCAAGCTCAATGAAACGGCCTGCGCTTGCCTGCAAGAACATGCCGAGGCCATCACTAATTTTACCGATAAGGCCCTGCCCGCTATTGCCGAAGCCAAAGAAAAAGGAGGGGTTAGCCTAATGGAAGTTCTGGGCCCCTTGATGCCCGATATGCGCAAGATGAAAGGCTATCGCGAATGTGGCAGCCAGGCAGATAGTAGCATCAATCAAAACCTAATTGATGAGGCCATGGCCAAAATTTTGGGCGAAAATATGGACCCCAAAGCCGCTAGCGAAAGCAAAATAGCCATTATGAACGCCCAACTCAAACAAAACTGTCCCGATGGTTTTGCCATTCAGGAAAAAATTACCGCCTTTGCCGAGGCTGGCCAAAGCTTGCAAGGAGAGCAGCCCGCTGCCCCTCATAAATAGGCCTTGAAGTAGAACACTGGCTAGTGATTTTTATCGCTAGCCTTTTTTGGGGCAAAAAAAAACCTCCAAGCCAAAAGCTTGAAGGTTAAAGTGGTTTCGGGCGGACTCGAACCGCCGACACACGGATTTTCAGTCCGATGCTCTACCAGCTGAGCTACGAAACCAGCTGTTTTTGTTTTGCGTGGCACAAATATAAGGCAGTTTTTTAAACTTCCAAAGGTTTTCTGAAAAAAACTATACTTTTTTGTGAATTCAGAGCCTGGCCTTAAAGTTTTTTAAAAATTTAAGATTAGTGAGGCCTTTTATTAAATTTGCGCAAGTCCTTTTTTGCCCAAAAATGTTTGGTCTCATCCTTAGAATTTAAAATCTATGTACTTAAAAAGATGGAGTGTACTGGCCCTACTCCTTTGTTTTGGCCTGTTGAATAATAGTTGCGATAATGAAGTTGATGTAGTTGGCGACTGGAAAGAGGTGCCTATTGTTTATGGCGTAATTAACCCTCTGCCTTTATTTTCGCCTATGGAGCCGCACTATATTCGTATTGAAAAGGCCTTTTTGGACCCTCGTACGGATGCCTTTCAGATTGCGCAGCGGGCCGACTCCCTTTATTATGGTCCTTTTGACCTAGAAGTAATTTTGTATGAGCAAACGCAGCAGGGCTCTCAGATCATTAACACTCCTCTAGATACTTTTGAGCGGGTAAATGCCACAGATGAAGGCTTTGCGGACCGAGAAGAGGGTATTTTTGCGGCTAGTCCCAACTATATTTATAAGAGTGATGCCGTTTTGCCTGTAGGCCGTTACCTTATGCTCAAGGTGAAGAACTTGGCTACGGGCAAAGAGTATGATATATATACAAAGAGCATTCAGCCTGGCAGTCGTGATTTTACCGACTCGACCTTTAATGAGTTTAGAGTGACCACACCCTCGACGAGTTTGGGGATTAAGTGGGCCAACTATGACCAGGGCAGCCAAGACTGGATTTTTAGAGATATCCGCTTCAACTGGGCCACCCCAAGCGATGCGGCTATTTATGATCTTTCACTAGATATTCATTATTATGAATTTGAGGTAGACCAAAGCCAAACGGGCGAGCCCGAGATTCCTGGAACTCGAGTACGTAAAACCCTCAAGTGGACCCCCTTCCGCTCTGTTTTGGCCTCGGGTACTTCAGCGCCTAGAGGACTCTGCAATCTTTGTCCACAAACCTATGAACGCTTTATTGAAGGCGATGGAACCGTGGCCCAAGAAATCAATGGCGAGAGCTTCTTCCGCTATTTGGCCAACAACCTATCGAGTACTACGGATAATAATATTCGCCGCTGCTTTAGCGAATTGGATATTCGGGTAGATGCCGCTGGCGTAGAGCTGGCCAACTACCTCAAGGCCAATGCAGCCAACCAAAGCCTAGTGGGTGGACTGTTTCCGGCAGAGCCCTACACAAATGTTCCTGATGGCTATGGCATTTTTACCACAAAAATGTTTACCACTAGAAAAGGCTATGAATTAGACGATGAAGTTTTGGAGTACCTCAAATTTGGGGAAATCACTCGAAATCTTGGTTTTAGAGATTATAGCTGCAACTAAAATATAAAAGGCCCTTTGGAGGGCCTTTTTTTATGCCCTGCAAGCCAGGCCGCCAAGCAATCACTGACAAGAGAGCGGACAAAAACTGAAAAAATGGCAGCTTGTCAGGCCAAAATGCGGGCAAAAACAGCCGATTTGGCAAAAAAAAGGGCAAAAAAGAGAATAAATTCTGTTGGTACAAGCCTTGATCTTAGGGCAGTGTCGCTCAATGAGGCGAACAACAATAATTGACTATCAAACTAACAAATTCAATATCTACAAGTTATGGGTAAGATTATAGGAATCGACTTAGGAACTACCAACTCCTGCGTATCTGTAATGGAAGGAAACGAACCTGTAGTGATTACCAACGAAGAGGGTAAGCGCACTACGCCTTCTGTTATTGGTTTTTTGGATAATGGCGAACGCAAAATCGGTGACCCCGCTAAGCGTCAGGCAATTACCAACCCGCACAAAACAATCATGTCTATCAAGCGCTTTATGGGCTTGCGCCACAGCGAAGCTGGCGATGATGTGAATCAGGTCCCCTATGAAATTTTGAAAGGGGCCAACGATACTATTCGTGTAAAAATTGACGACCGCGAATATAGCCCGCAAGAAATTTCGGCCATGACGCTACAAAAAATGAAGCGCATTGCAGAAGAGTACTTGGGCCAAGAAGTGACTGAAGCTGTAGTTACTGTACCTGCTTACTTTAACGACTCTCAGCGTCAAGCCACTAAAGAAGCTGGCGAAATTGCCGGACTAAAAGTTCGTCGTATCATCAACGAACCCACTGCCGCAGCTCTTGCTTACGGTATGGATAAGGCTGATGAGGATGTAACTATCGCTGTTTATGACCTTGGTGGAGGAACTTTTGACGTATCTATCCTTGAACTAGGCGGCGGCGTTTTTGAAGTAAAATCAACAAATGGTGATACGCACCTTGGTGGTGACGACTTTGACCGTGTGATCATGGACTGGCTCATTAGCGAGTTCAAACAACAAGAAGGTATTGACCTTAGCAAAAATGCAGAGGCCATCCAACGTCTAAAAGAAGCTTCAGAAAAAGCTAAGATTGAGCTTTCTGGTGGTTCTTCTACAGACATCAACCTTCCTTATATCTCTTTCAATGAAAGTGGCGCTAAGCACTTGGTCCGCCAATTGAGCCGCTCTAAATTTGAGCAACTCATTAGCGATTTGGTACAGCGTACTCTTACGCCCTGCCAAAAAGCACTAGATGATGCTGGCCTTTCTATCGGCGATATTGATGAGATTATTCTAGTGGGTGGTTCTACTCGTATTCCTGCCATTCAGGAAGCTGTAGAAAAATTCTTCAACAAGAAGCCCAATAAGAGCGTAAACCCCGATGAAGTAGTGGCCGTAGGTGCTGCTATCCAAGGTGGTGTATTGACTGGTGAGGTGAAAGATGTTCTTCTCCTAGATGTTACTCCCCTTTCTTTGGGTATCGAAACTTATGGTGGTGTATTCACTCGCCTAGTTGAGGCCAACACGACTATCCCTAAGCGTGCTTCTCAGGTATTCTCTACCGCTCAAGATAACCAGCCTTCTGTAGAGATCCACGTTTTGCAAGGAGAGCGCCCCATGGCCAACCAAAACCGCACAATCGGTCGCTTCCAGCTAGAGGGTATCCCCGCTATGCGCAAAGGTGAACCTCAAATTGAAGTAGTTTTTGACATTGACTCTAACGGTATCCTTAGCGTTTCTGCTAAAGAGAAAACGACCGGAAAAGAACAGAAGATCCGCATCGAGGCTTCTACTGGCCTTTCTCAAGAGGAAATCGATAAGATGAAGCAAGAAGCCGAGGCCAATGCCGAAGCCGACCGCCAAGCTCGCGAAAAAGTAGATAAGCTCAATGAGGCCGACTCTATCATCTACCAAACAGAACGTCAGATGACAGAACATGGCGAGAAATTGCCCGAAAACCTCAAAGCCGATATCGAAAAAGCGGTAACTGAACTTAAAGCAGCTCATCAAGCACAAGACCTAGATGCCATCAATAAAGGGATCGAGGCCGTAAATAACGCTTGGGCTGCAGCTAGCCAGCAAATGGGTGGACAGCCCGGCGCCGGTGGCCCCGAAGCAGGCCCCCAAGGCCCCGCCAATGACGGCCAAGCCGGTGGCGATGATGTAACCGATGTAGAATTTGAAGAGGTAGACAATAAGTAGTCGCCTACTCAAAAACTCCAATAATGAGGCGAGTCAACTTAGGTTGACTCGCCTTTTTTATGTCTTGGCTGTCTATTCTTTATTATCTTTGGACCAAAATCTAACTTATGGCGACATCCCCCAGGCTCCGCTACTTTCTGCTTATACCTATGCTAATTTATTTCCTTTTCCTCTTTTGGTTCCACTGGATTCAGCCCAAAACGCCAACTAAAGCCGAGAAAATTGCGGCCAATAATGAAGCTATTGCCGCCTATGTCGAACGCTTCCACCCTCTCGCTATTGCCGAGATGCACAGACTAGGCGTGCCCGCTAGTATTACCCTGGCCCAAGGTATCCTAGAGTCTCAATACGGAAAAAGCGAATTGGCCCAACAAGCCAATAATCACTTCGGCATGAAGTGCGGCGGCAACTGGGATGGCGATAGCTACTCTAAGTTTACCGGAGAATGGAATAATGAAGCCCAATCTTACCGCCAATTGGCCTGCTTCCGCGTTTTTGATTCTGCCGAAGCCTCTTTTAGAGCACATTCCGACTTCCTGCGCTACCGCAAGTATTACCAAAAGCTCTTTCTCCTCCCCTCCAAAGATTATAAGGCCTGGGCCAAAGGCTTACAAGCCGCAGGCTATGCCACAGACCCCAAATATCCCGATAAACTCATTTCTCTCATCGAACGATTTGAGCTGGACCAATATGATCAGCTCCTGCTCCGCCCAGAATCACCCTGGGTGCTGGCTCCAGATACCCTCTCTTTCGACTAACGATTATATGCTATGCGCTTGCTCTCTTTTTTTGCCCTTTTCTTGCTCCTCGCCTGCCAAAATGAATCCCAAAAAGCGGAGCTGCTCATCTTTAATGGCCCTATTTATACCCTAGATAGTAGCCAAGCTCAGGTCGAAGCCCTGGCCGTAGCCAATGGGAAAATTATCGCTCTCGGAAATTGGAGCGATATCCAAAAGTATCAAAGCCCTAGTACCGAACTGCTCGATCTTAAGGGCAAAACCCTGATTCCCGCCTTTGTTGAAAGCCATGCCCATATTCTGGGCCTAGGGCAGTTTAAACGAGAACTGGACCTCAGCCAAGTCAAAAGCTATGAGGAGCTGATCCAATTGGTCCAAGAACAAGCTGCCAAAACGCCAAAAGGCGAATGGATTCTTGGCCGCGCCTGGCATCAAAGTAAATGGGACTCTCTCCCCTTTTCTATCAAAGGCTACCAAACGCATGATGCCCTCAGCCAAGCCGTCCCCGATCATCCCGTTTTGCTGATGCACGCTAGCGCCCACGCCCTAATGGCCAACGAAAAAGCCATGCAGTTGGCGGGCCTAACTCCCGAAACCCAAATGAATGAAGAAGGCGAGATTATCCGCTTTCCCAATGGCCGCCCCACAGGCATTTTTACCGAAAATGCCATGTCGATAATTAAGCAGGCCCTGCCGCCCGCCGATGAAAATAGCCGCTACCAAGATCTACAAGCGGGTATCCAAGAGGCCCTTAGCTACGGTATTGGCAGCCTGCAAGATGCAGGCTCCGATTCTGCCGCTATTGCGCTTTACCGAAAAGCCCTGGCCCAAAATGAACTCCCGCTCCGCCTTTGGGTAATGCTGGCCTATAATAATTATGCTGCCGAGGTCCAAGGCCAAGACGATCCTTTCCTAGAAAAATGGCTGAAAAAAGGCCCCGAAAAAGGCGATTTTCTCAGTATCGGAGGCATTAAGCTTTATGCCGATGGCGCCCTAGGCTCTAGAGGCGCTTGGATGCTCGAGGAGTATAGCGACCGAGCTGGCCATTTTGGCCACCCTACTCTCCCCCTGAAAACCATTGAGAAGATTGCCGAAAAAGCCCTGCTGGCCGACTTCCAACTCTGTACTCACGCCATCGGCGACCGCGCCAACCGAGAGCTGCTCAATATTTATGAACGGGTCCTAAAAGCCCAACCCCAAGCCGCCAAAGACCACCGCTTCCGAATTGAACATGCCCAACATATTGCCCCCCAAGATATTCCCCGCTTTGCCCAGCTAGATGTTATTGCCTCGGTCCAAGGGATCCACTTTTCTTCCGATCGCCCCTGGGCCCAAAGCCGCCTAGGCCGCCTGCGCATCGCTATGGGCGCCTACCGCTGGAAACAATTGCTGGACTCTGGCGCCAAACTGATTAACGGCACCGATGCCCCCGTCGAGTCGATCAATCCGATCGCCTGCTTTTATAGCCTAGTCAGCCGCCAAGCCAATGATGGCCAAGTCTATGAAGCCGACCAAAAGCTGAGCCGCCTGCAGGCCCTAAAGGCCTATACCCTAGATGCCGCCTATGGCGCTTTTCAAGAAAAGGAAAAAGGCAGCCTAGAGCTCGGAAAGTTTGCCGATTTTGCCATCCTTTCCCAAGATATTATGCAGGTCCCGCTCCAAGATATTCCCCAAACTAAGGTCCTGCAAACTATTGTAGATGGTAAAACGGTCTATTTGAGGGAGTAGGATTTGGGGCGTTACTCCTTTCAGTCGTCGAACTGCGGACTAAAGTCCTTGTTGTCGCTGCGGCTTCGCCTTGCGGCGCTACGTTCCGCAGCTCGCTATTCGCTCGGCCCTGCGGCCTGACGGCCTTGGTCTGCGGCTTCGCCGCACTGCTACACATCGCTAGGCCGCTCATCTGCCTTTTTCTAGCTTAAGTTTCTTCTTTGGCGGCTGGGTTGTTTTGGCCCCATGGGCTAAAGCCCATTTGCGGCAAGCTATTCTGCAACTACAAAATGGCATCTTACAGTTGCGCTAAGCTATTCTGCAATTGCAAAACGGCATATTACAGTTGCGCTAAGCTATTCTGCAACTGCAAAACGGCATCTTACAGTTGCGCTAAGCTATTCTGCAACTGCAAAATGGCATATTACAGTTGCGGCAAGCTATTCTGCAACTACAAAACGGCATCTTACAGTTGCGGCAAGCTATTCTGCAACTGCAAAATGGCATATTACAGTTGCGGCAAGCTATTCTGCAACTACAAAATGGCATATTACAGTTGCGCTAAGCTATTCTGCAACTGCAAAACGGCATATTACAGTTGCGCTAAGCTATTCTGCAACTGCAAAACGGCATATTACAGTTGCGCTAAGCTATTCGCAATTTGTGAAATGGCATTTGTTTGGGCCTTAGCTGGCTAGGATTTGGCCAATCATCGCCTAGGGACAAGCCCCTAGGCAGCAAAAAGGGCAAACAAAAAAGCCCAGCCACTCCCCTAAGGGATTCCTTAGGGAATCCCGCAGAGGGGTGGGTGGGCGGGTTATATTGCGAATGAGGAGCGCAGCGACGAATACCGCTTTTGGGCCTCCTCAAGAGCAGCGCATTAGGCTAATTTTTGAACGGCAGTACTCGCATCTCCATAGTTTTGGCCGGGCGCAACGCTAAGTAGATTAACGCCAGGTTTTTTACCTGGGGCAAAGCTGCCTAGTTCCTCCTCAAAGCCGAGGGCTTCGGCACCGTTTAGGGTGGCCCATTGCAAGAGTGTCTCAAAAGGGACATAAGACTGGTAGCGGCGGATAGTCTTTATCTCTTCTAGAATAGAGAGGGACCAATTAGAGGTAAGGCTATCGGTGCCTAAACAAACCTTAGCGCCTTTTTTCAAAAATGCCTGATAATTGGGCAAGCGATTTTCGATATAGAGATTGGCATTGGGGCAGCTGGCCCAATAAACCGATTTGCCCCAGCTTTTGGCAAAAGCAATATCCTGCTCAGAAGTAAGGGTATTATGCACAAAAAGCGTTCGTTGTTCGGGGTCCATTTGCGAGAGGGCATAATGAATGGCCGTGCGGCCATTAGGCTGGAATTGGTCCAGAGAAAAACCAAACTGCCCATAAAAATCGACAAAGCCGCCTGTTCCTGTCAGGAAAAGTTCTTGTTCTGGAGGCGTCTCTTGATTGTGAATACTTACCGTATGGGCTTCTCCTTGGTTGGCGGCATTGATGCGCTCGAACAATTGGGGAGAAACAGAATAAGGGGCATGAGGCACCATCACCTTTTTGCTGCCTTCTGCTAGGGGGAGTGCATCATAAACGGCCTTATATTTTTCAAATTCGGCCTCGGCATTGGCGGCTTGTAAAAAATCGAAGCATTCGACAAAGCTATAATAGCGCAGGCGGCCCTTGGCCTTTTGGGAAAAGGTATCGGGAACATTGGTAATATCGCCTACGGCCACAATACCATTCGCAATCATTTGGTCCTCGGCCCAAGCGATAGCCTCGGCAATTTCGGTTTCGGGCGCATTGCGTCTAGACACCACCTGCTTAATAAAGTCGATGAGGCCCGTGCCCGTTTCTACTTTACCCAGCATATGAGAGAGCTCCAAATGGCAATGGGCATTAATAAAGCCTGGGACCAAAATCCCTTCATGGATCTCGATCTCTTCATCGGGATAATTGGCCCTTTGGCCTATTTCTAGGATGCGGCCCTCATCATCAAGGACCAAAACGCCCTCTTTGATGGGGGCTTCGCTAATTGGGTAAATATAATCGGCGCTTATTTTTCTCATGGTATATGTCTTTAATTTGAGGGGCAAAAATAGCTAAAACTATTGATTTTATCCTTAAAAATGCGGTGGACAGGCGGCGAAGCCGCCGCAGGCTGAGGGATGGACAGCAGTGGCCGTCAGGCCAGACCCAGCCGCCGCAGGCGGCGCAGGGCCGAGCGAAGAGCGAGCTGCGACACAGCCCGACCCGAGCGAAGCGAGGGGCAGCCCCAAAATAGCGGCATAAAAAAAGCCTCCCTAGGGAAGCTTTTCCTTAATATTTAGAGCAGCCTTAATTTCTCGGGGCCACAGCCTAATTCATCGGCTAGATGGCCGCCATTTTCGCAGAGGGGGAGCAACTCCTCCTGGAGGAAAGGCTGCACCTTAGGCTGGATTGATTTGGGGTAGAGCAGATGTAGATTGGGGCCTGCATCTAGGGTAAAATAGAGGGGGAAATTCGTTTGTTGGCGCCAATCTCGGACCTTCTCGATCAGGGCCAAACTATTGGGCTGCATCAGCAAATAAGAAGGGCGAGAAGTCATCATGAGAGCGTGTAGCATCAGGGCCTCTTCCTCGGCAATTTGGCCAAAGGTGGCCCAATCGCCAGCTTGGAGAGCGGGCAAAAGTTTGCCCAAATTCTCCTCCGCCAATTGGTAGCGAAGGGGGGCAAAAGGGTTGCCCTCCATCAGTTTGTGGCCGGCAGTACTAGAGACCGACTTCTCAGCCTGGCTCACCAGCAAAATAGTATCTTGGACCGCCTTAAAATCATCATGCAGGAGCTCGCCGCAGGGGCTAGCCCAAAGATTAGAGCTCCCCTTTAGCTGCTTAGACTCGCCCCAAGAGGCGGCCATAGGGTAAAGCGATCGGCAGGCAGAGCCAGAGCCCAGTCGGGCAAAATAGCTGGCCTTTTGCCAAAACTCGGCCTGATCGGAAGCGGGGCCAAGGCCCAATTCGGCCGCCATATCGCAGAGGCAGAGGGCCAGAGCGCTCATGCTAGAAGCGGAGGAAGCGATGCCCGCAGAATGGGGAAAAGAATTCTTAGAATCCAGTTCTAGGGCGTATTCATCGAGAAAAGGCAGCTCTTCGAGAATGCTTTCTAGAAAACCCTGAATACGTTGGGCAAAAGCTGGTTTTTCTTGGCCTTCAAACAAAAAGCGCAACTGAATACCGCCCTTAGCTTTGGGGCTATAGCGGAGGGTCGTTTGGCTATAGGCGGCAGAAAGCGTAAAGCTTAGCGAAGCATTTTTGGGAAGTTGGCGGCCGTATTTGCCCCAATACTTAATAATGGCAATATTGGAGGGGCTTTTCCAGCAAGTTTGATTCATGATATACTTATTTTGATGTTGATTCAGGGGCTTCCATAAAGCTTTGGGGCTCTAGAAAAGCAAATTGATAATATCTGAAATAAAGGGATTGCAGACCGAGAAATAGGCGGCCATCCTCTAGGGGGTAGCTCAATTCGGGACAGAGCAACTCATCTTTAAATTCGTAAGATAATAACTGTTTCTCTTTTAGCTTGCCTTGGGCATCTATTTGGGCTAGGTAGGCGCCTGATTCGCGGCCATAGAGGCCTCGATTGAAGAGCAGATACAGCTTGTCGGCCTTCTCCCAAAGGTAAGGGCGTAAAAAGCTAGCCTTAGACTTGGGAAAAGAGTTATGTTTGAGGATACTCTGCTCCCAGAGTAGCTCTCCAGCTTCAGAGAAGCAGAGCAGAAAAATATTGTGGCTTTTAAAGTTATGAATGCCATAGGGACGTTCTTCAGCTAGGAGGATCAAGCGACCATCGGCCAGTTGTCGGAA
This genomic interval from Saprospira grandis contains the following:
- a CDS encoding diphosphomevalonate/mevalonate 3,5-bisphosphate decarboxylase family protein codes for the protein MNQTCWKSPSNIAIIKYWGKYGRQLPKNASLSFTLSAAYSQTTLRYSPKAKGGIQLRFLFEGQEKPAFAQRIQGFLESILEELPFLDEYALELDSKNSFPHSAGIASSASSMSALALCLCDMAAELGLGPASDQAEFWQKASYFARLGSGSACRSLYPMAASWGESKQLKGSSNLWASPCGELLHDDFKAVQDTILLVSQAEKSVSSTAGHKLMEGNPFAPLRYQLAEENLGKLLPALQAGDWATFGQIAEEEALMLHALMMTSRPSYLLMQPNSLALIEKVRDWRQQTNFPLYFTLDAGPNLHLLYPKSIQPKVQPFLQEELLPLCENGGHLADELGCGPEKLRLL
- a CDS encoding amidohydrolase, with product MRLLSFFALFLLLACQNESQKAELLIFNGPIYTLDSSQAQVEALAVANGKIIALGNWSDIQKYQSPSTELLDLKGKTLIPAFVESHAHILGLGQFKRELDLSQVKSYEELIQLVQEQAAKTPKGEWILGRAWHQSKWDSLPFSIKGYQTHDALSQAVPDHPVLLMHASAHALMANEKAMQLAGLTPETQMNEEGEIIRFPNGRPTGIFTENAMSIIKQALPPADENSRYQDLQAGIQEALSYGIGSLQDAGSDSAAIALYRKALAQNELPLRLWVMLAYNNYAAEVQGQDDPFLEKWLKKGPEKGDFLSIGGIKLYADGALGSRGAWMLEEYSDRAGHFGHPTLPLKTIEKIAEKALLADFQLCTHAIGDRANRELLNIYERVLKAQPQAAKDHRFRIEHAQHIAPQDIPRFAQLDVIASVQGIHFSSDRPWAQSRLGRLRIAMGAYRWKQLLDSGAKLINGTDAPVESINPIACFYSLVSRQANDGQVYEADQKLSRLQALKAYTLDAAYGAFQEKEKGSLELGKFADFAILSQDIMQVPLQDIPQTKVLQTIVDGKTVYLRE
- a CDS encoding amidohydrolase family protein — translated: MRKISADYIYPISEAPIKEGVLVLDDEGRILEIGQRANYPDEEIEIHEGILVPGFINAHCHLELSHMLGKVETGTGLIDFIKQVVSRRNAPETEIAEAIAWAEDQMIANGIVAVGDITNVPDTFSQKAKGRLRYYSFVECFDFLQAANAEAEFEKYKAVYDALPLAEGSKKVMVPHAPYSVSPQLFERINAANQGEAHTVSIHNQETPPEQELFLTGTGGFVDFYGQFGFSLDQFQPNGRTAIHYALSQMDPEQRTLFVHNTLTSEQDIAFAKSWGKSVYWASCPNANLYIENRLPNYQAFLKKGAKVCLGTDSLTSNWSLSILEEIKTIRRYQSYVPFETLLQWATLNGAEALGFEEELGSFAPGKKPGVNLLSVAPGQNYGDASTAVQKLA
- a CDS encoding glycoside hydrolase family 73 protein, which produces MLIYFLFLFWFHWIQPKTPTKAEKIAANNEAIAAYVERFHPLAIAEMHRLGVPASITLAQGILESQYGKSELAQQANNHFGMKCGGNWDGDSYSKFTGEWNNEAQSYRQLACFRVFDSAEASFRAHSDFLRYRKYYQKLFLLPSKDYKAWAKGLQAAGYATDPKYPDKLISLIERFELDQYDQLLLRPESPWVLAPDTLSFD
- a CDS encoding nucleotide exchange factor GrpE, encoding MEEKKQEEQLDPQEEQQQQEEQLQADAQTQEEETVKETAAPKDEKEKLAQELAEMKDKYLRIYAEFDNFRKRNAREKLQLIQTAAADTIKSLLPVLDDFDRAVKAGQELDDGIMLIYEKMKKALAQKGLEEMESTGQAFDPDFHEALTKVPAPTEELKGKVIDTVEKGYILNEKIIRYAKVVVGQ
- the dnaK gene encoding molecular chaperone DnaK, which gives rise to MGKIIGIDLGTTNSCVSVMEGNEPVVITNEEGKRTTPSVIGFLDNGERKIGDPAKRQAITNPHKTIMSIKRFMGLRHSEAGDDVNQVPYEILKGANDTIRVKIDDREYSPQEISAMTLQKMKRIAEEYLGQEVTEAVVTVPAYFNDSQRQATKEAGEIAGLKVRRIINEPTAAALAYGMDKADEDVTIAVYDLGGGTFDVSILELGGGVFEVKSTNGDTHLGGDDFDRVIMDWLISEFKQQEGIDLSKNAEAIQRLKEASEKAKIELSGGSSTDINLPYISFNESGAKHLVRQLSRSKFEQLISDLVQRTLTPCQKALDDAGLSIGDIDEIILVGGSTRIPAIQEAVEKFFNKKPNKSVNPDEVVAVGAAIQGGVLTGEVKDVLLLDVTPLSLGIETYGGVFTRLVEANTTIPKRASQVFSTAQDNQPSVEIHVLQGERPMANQNRTIGRFQLEGIPAMRKGEPQIEVVFDIDSNGILSVSAKEKTTGKEQKIRIEASTGLSQEEIDKMKQEAEANAEADRQAREKVDKLNEADSIIYQTERQMTEHGEKLPENLKADIEKAVTELKAAHQAQDLDAINKGIEAVNNAWAAASQQMGGQPGAGGPEAGPQGPANDGQAGGDDVTDVEFEEVDNK
- the dnaJ gene encoding molecular chaperone DnaJ; translation: MAQKRDYYEVLGVDRNVEKAQLKKAYRKVAMKYHPDRNPDNPEAEEKFKEAAEAYEVLNDDQKRAAYDRYGHAGVNQGAGPGGAGGFSMEDIFSQFSDIFGGGGGGGFDFFGQQQGGRGRRAAGGQKGSNLRIRVGLTLEEIAKGAKKKIKVKKYVNCASCGGSGAKDSSSIKTCSGCNGSGYVRRVQNTFLGQMQTTVACPQCNGSGKSITSKCGSCGGEGRTYGEETLEIDIPAGVSEGLQLSMHGKGNAGMNGGPAGDLLINIQEKEHELFARDGNNIHYELDVNFADLVLGTAVEVPTLTGKVKVTLPAGTEGGKVFRLRGKGLPSLRGYGQGDQLIHVKVWVPKNVSSDERRALEKMRDSKNFIPNAKEKGGRKGFLDRLRDVFGGN